AcaaagcagctcacagccatctgaaactctagttccagggaatctaactcATGCACTCATACATTCATGCTGGCAAACACttaaacatataaaacaaaaaaatattttttgaaggaTGAAAATgatggggccagtgagatggcttgtAGCAAACCTGACAAGCTAAAGTTGGTTGGTCCTCACAGTCCACACAGTCACCTGGCTCTgactctgaaagttgtcctctgccccaACAAGTGCttccacacaaaaacacactgtcttagtcagagttgcTATTGCTgtcatgaaacaccatggccaaaggcaccttgaaaaggaaagggtttattgtacTCACAGTTGAATACCATCAAAAGCAGTAAAGGTAGGAACTTAAGTAGGCCAGGAACCTGAAGTTAGCGGCTGGTGCACAGGTGCCATGAAGGAACGCTGCTTCCTGGGTTGATCCCCATGCCTTACCCAGCTTAATTTCTAACGAAATCCAGGATAATCAAGttaggaatggtgccacccacagtgggctgggccctctcccatcagCCTACAGCCCAGTttcatggaggtattttctcaagaCTCACTGCTTTGACTCTtaacttgtgtcaaattgacatgaaATTAGTCAAcatacacagtaaataaatacagTAATAATAAAGAGTGAAAGAGTTCCAAACAAGAGAGAATGGCAGTTTTTACTGTAAGTTCTGTTGACTATAGTTTGCTTGAGtactgttaaaataaataaataaatgaatgaataaatagatagTCACACTGAAATAAAAACTAGGGTTATATGTAGAAACTATTAATGTGTGAGATAACTCAGGAAATTGGTTTTGATTGTTGAGTGACAGGCAGCCTGGAGCTGACCATGTAGGAGGAAGATGGATTGAATACTCTAAAAACACAGTGACTAAAACCTCAGTCACAGCGTTTTCCAGTAGAAGCACCTGATAAATAGCTCTCTTGTTAAAACAGTAGCATCTATTTACTGTGCTTACAGTATGTTGGGTGATGctttataaaagagaaataaacaagAGCTTTCTTAGTCCAGCTCAGGGTCTTTAACTACTAGGTTAGAGCTCTTAAGACTTTACCAGGATTTTCTCAAGTattctctccagtcccagagttctgttttgttctgtagtGGACTATTGGACTATTGCAGGTGCAGTAGTATACAAGTCATTACAGAGCAGCCAGTACTTAAACAGGTTCTGTGTTTTGTAATAACTATCGTCTTTGACACTAGGAAGTCTTAACAAAGGAGACAGTGGGATTGGGCTTGAGTTGAAACCAGTTCTCAGACACCATGCCAGTTGTTGTTTCAGAGATTTTCAGAGATGAGGTCTATTCTTCGTACTTTCATCAGATTATTTACAGATATTCACGCTGAACAGTCATATTTATTTGTCACTTTCCAGTTACACATGCACCAGACAAGTAGTTTCTTAGGTTTGTCTAAGGTGTTGTCCACCTAATTCCTCTTTCTTGGCAGGTGCACAGGTTCTAATCTGTTACCTGCATTTATTATCTATTCTAAGCTAGTCCTTTGCTCAGACATTATATTTACCAATGGAAAACTGTTAACACTGCCCTTTTATATGGAAATGAAGTGTTTTCCACCTGTAtcttctaaaaacttaaaataggGATTAAGCCTAACATGGTTGCATCCATTAATAAGCCCTATACTTTAGGAtgatgaggcaggaagactgtacTTTTGAGGCAACCTGAGTTATATAATGGATGATTGGAGCAACCCAGGTTACACAGTGAAATCATGTCTCCGatgataaaatagaaaacaaaatgcagACTCACCTGGAGGCCTGGGTTAGATTGCCAGCCCCTTGGTGGCTAACAGCCCTCTAGTAACTCTTGGGGCTAGTAAAATTTGGAGCTAGTAACTCTAGCCCCAAGGGCTCCAGTGCCTGTATTCCACTGGCACTCTGCACATGGAGTGTACAGAGGATATACTTGGAAGCAGAACACCCATGCAgatgcttaatttttaaaaatcaagaatataaaaataaggtGAAACAAGAATAGTTAGAGAATTGAAAGTTCCTTTAGGAtcgtggctctcaaccttcctaatgttctGACCCTTTATTACAGTTCCTCTGTTGTGGCGATCCTCAgcgtaaaattattttgttgctacttcttaactgtaattttgctactgttatgaattctaATGTCTGATGGGTAGCCCATAGTTGAGAACCCCTGTTTTAGGCCATCAGTCAGTTGCCCCATTTGTTCTTTTCCTGTATATTTTAAGTAGCAAATATTTGCTCTCTGGCCAGGTGTAATATGGTAAAGAGAGATGACCATGAGCGTCATCCTGGTCGGAATGGCCACCATTGTGGATACTTTAGTAGCTTGTTTGGGGAGTTTGACTCCAGGTAGTGGTGTCTCTTCAGAAACTTGCATGTCTGAATGAGGGTGTTCTGAAGCCTAAAGCTTCTGTTCAGGTTGTTTTCTTAGTGCTTTTGAGTTTGAAGGTAAAGTACACTTCACTGGGTAATCTTTGTccaactctgttttgttttgttttgttttgttttgttttgttttgttggaattAGTGCCAGAACAGATAAAGCCCAGTGTAAGCCAGCCTCAGCCTGCCAACTCTGATAACGGCACTTCCACAGCAACCAGCACTAATAATAATGCCAAGCGAGCTACAGCCAGCAATCAGCAGCCGCCGCcaccgcagcagcagcagccgcagcaagagcagcagcagcagcagccacaagCCTTGCCTCGGTATCCACGTGAAGTACCTCCACGATTTCGCCACCAGGAACACAAACAGCTTCTGAAGAGGGGTCAGCATTTTCCTGTCATAGCAGCAAACTTGGGATCTGCTGTTAAGGTGTTAAACAGCCAATCAGAAAGCAGTGCTGTAACAAATCAACAGCCACAAAATAACGGAGAGGTGCAGAACAGCAAGAGCCAGTCAGGTGAGTGAAGACAGTTCTGACAGAACTCACTGGCAGTGAGGGAATGTTGTCATCTATAGTTTGTGGTGTTAGGTTTCCTGTAGCAAGAGCTGGGCTTTGATTTTAGAATCCTGAATAGGGAGCTTGAAAGGAGACTCCTTTACTGTCAGGTTCATTCCTGTCTGTCTTAGAAAGTGAGCATCAGAATTGCTTTTGTCTTCTTTCAGGTCCCATACTTTAAGAAGTTGGTAGTTCAAATCGAACCCTCCCCACTCCTTGTGTTACTCAGTTACATACATTTATTCCTCAACTACCCTACACAAGGGTAGTTATCATCTTTATCCCTGACCATCCCTGGTATCTAGTCACTTGCTGCCTGAATGCTCCTTTATGTATACCAAGCACTAGTCTTTGTCGTAAGATATAGTATGATATTTCACAGCTAGTAAATAGCTCATTTTGGATTCAAGTCCATGATTCCAGAGCCATGCTCATAAACACCATGGTGCTCTCTAGCAGCTCATTGGCTATGATAGGAAAGGGACGGGAAGACATTTCTAAGCTAGGTCTCCAGAGCAGCACATTTTAGGACACAGATGTACTTCTTCTGCTCCTAAGTCCTTTACTACCTGTGTGAAGTTGATCAAGAAACTAATTCATGAgaccttccttttgtttttaattgttttgttttaagagtcTATCTCACCTTGGAACTCTAGGTGGCTTTGAACCCTTGACAAATttacctgcctcagcttctcaagtgctgggattaataccCCCATACCCATCAGGGATCTTCTTTCTTAATTTATAATACAGGTACCAGGATCCTACCTTGTAAGGGTGCTTTGAAGTCTAAATTGTATGAGATATTAAAACAGTCAGCTCAGTGCCTGATGTTTAAATgctgaataaattttcttatcCCTACATGTTAGTTAGATTTTCTATTGAGGCAATGAAAtatcaaaaagcaagttgggggttagaggtttattttgttttttttggtttatacTTCCTTCCATATTGCTGGTCATTATTGAagtaagtcagggcaggaacctggaggcagcagctgatgctaaggccatggaagaatgctgcttactgacttgctccttatggcttgctcagtctgctttcttatagaacccaggaccacttgcccagggatggccccacctaTGGTGGACCGTGgtctctcccatcaatcactaattaagaaaatgccactttaagtggatcttatggaggcattttctcagttgattttccttcctttcagataacttagcttgtgtcaggttgacataagactagccagcacacactAACATTTACTCAAAGACCTATTCTTTTCAAAATGAGTTTAACATTGAACATAGGCCAGGTTATATGGAATTAAGAAGTTGAATTTCATTTGGGAAGCCAGGTTGGAAAACAGTATATTACTTAGCAGCGTAAGCAATTTGTTAGTAAAGTATTACTTATCCATCAAATGCCTGGACACCTATGTTGAGTCAGGGCTGATGGTATATGATAAACAGACAGTGACATGACATAGtatatttatgaaattttatGTATGTCTCTTCCATTTGggaaaagaacaaacaaagctatttttaaaatggaaacaacAGTAGTGCAATAAGAGTagtatatttcaaaaataagtatgggactggagagatggctcgctcAGTAAAGTGCctactatgcaagcatgagggctgAGTTCAGGTGTTCTGCACCCCTTTGTAGTCTTAGGGAAGATAAAGTAAGGGGCTTGTTGACAAGCCACAGTCTAggcaaaaaaaaacccccaaaacccaagAATGAAGACACCCAGCATCAGCCTCTGATCTCCATACACATGTACAGGCATGTACACAAAATGAGTGTAAGTTAGAGGAATcaagttttggattttttgtttgtttgtttcgagacagggtttttctgtgtagccctggctgtcctggaacgagGAATCAAGTTCTATAGATGTGCATTCCAATGAAAAGTTCTCAGGTGTGAACATAGGCAAAAGCCTCCAACAAAAGTGAGGAAGAAGAGCCTCTGCCTGTGTCTAGAAGAGCGTAGCAAGCAGGGGGCCACATTTATTTGGAGACATTATATCCTAAAGCCATTAGGGAATGCAGACGATGAAACTGAAACACTGAGGAACAAGATTGGTACTTTTGTCTTTATAGGCTTATtttttaaaccttttaaaaatatgtgtgcttGTGATCTTGCATGAGTATATATGTAAGCCTAGTGGCCTGAGTCAGTCTCAGGAACTGAGACCACAGAGTTGTTTGACCTCTGGCATTCAGGTAcacccccccagccccacccccatccccacacgCTGCAACGCAGTAAATACAGATTTCAGACTGCTTCTTTATACTCTAAAGGCAGGGCAGATCCTGCTCTTGCTCAAATAGACTGAGTTGGGAGACTCTAGTGGAGGTGACAATAGTGAACCCTGACAGAATACTGTTATGGCCAAAGTGTTCTGACCTCTTATTTATCCATGAGACACAATCCATAGTACAGTTAAAAGACTAGAGCAGTGAATGTCCTTCCTTTCCAGTCCAAGGGCTGAAGCATTCTTAGTCGACTTGCTAtggttttttatttctattaacaTGCGTGCACACGTCATTATGATTAAGCCATTTGAAAGTGAGGTGCTGAACCTCATGGCACTTCATGTTCAGTGCCCTGAgacagcttttttgttttttaagatgtaAGTATTTACTATGTACACAGTGTTCTGTCTGGTCTCTGGCTCATTTGTAGCTAAGTATGACCTTGATCCTCTTCTCCACTACCTTCCTCAACTGCTAGGGTTATAGACTTTTATTACCACACCCACGTTCTGCAGTGCTGGGCACTGAATCCAGGGCTTCctatatgctaggcaagcaagcACTCCAGTGACTATGGTTTTTCTAATGTTGATCATTTTGTGTCCttgttattttcttatttgtggATTATAATTTGTCAGGCAGTCCTCTCAGCACAGGATTGAGTAGGTTTATTGATATGTATTCCTGTCTTTTTCATGTTGCAGTAGGAGTACTTTGTGTTACTCATAgttaaactttattattttcaatGTGAGTAGTTTCGTTGTAGATGTAGATGCCTAGTGTCTTTTTCTTATCCCTGCCTTATGGAATTGCcagcacatgcatgcagagaCACATGCAGTAATCCAAGGTGGTGATCGTGATGCAGACTAGCTGCCCtagctggcggggggggggggggggcagggggggaggTGGTGCTTTTGCTTTCTTGGACACAGGGAAGAATAAAGGCAAAGGCATAGGTCTTAGAACACAGTGTGGTTAGATGTCTTGTGCTTATTAAAAAGACCAAGTGTCTTCCCAACATTCACATCATGGGGTTCAAAAATGCCTGTGACTCCCAACTACGGAgaatccagtgcccttttctggcttttaggaacacatacaccccacacacatacagacatatatacatgtcATGGGACAATCAcacaaatatatagatatatgtgtaaataaaataatattttaaaaatgagaaaaataccaagTTAAGGAAAATTATTAAAGAAGTTTTATGCTTCACCCCATGTTTTCTAGAAGGAGGCATCCTAGGGGTATGAGTATTTATTACAATAGTAAAGACTCGTTACACTAGCTGTGATGTGTTTTTCATGTGGGTGATGAGATAAGTGAAAACGTGTTTGGGAGAAGAGTAGAAGGATGATAATCACGGGTGTACATCATTAATGATGGTAGTGCCTTACATGGACCAGGTACAGCTAGCTCCTGGAGTTCATCATTTAATTCTTCTAGCAGTTCCTGCTATCTAGATAAGGAAACTAAGGCAGACAAAGAAACAAGGGCTTGTCTTTGATCTCAGAGACTGTGTAAGTGGTATAAAATGTctcttggtttgttgtttgttttgttttgagacaggcagggtctttctacatagccttggctgttctgaaactcagtgTTGCTCTAGAacccacagaaatccacctgcctctgcctcccaagtgctgtgattggaATTCTCACCTGCTGACAGCAGTTACTAAATGCTTTTCTTGAGTAGTTAATGGTTAATTGAACAACCAAGTTTATTAGAAGGTTACCCTCGCTCTTCTTTTGCTAGATATCGTGGCACGTGGTTGTAGTCATAATCTCAGCAATCCTGTGGCTAATGATGAAAGATTGTTCACAAATTCAGGACCAGcgtgggctacacagagagacgcCGTCGCAAAAATCAAAGGACCGGGGATAAAGCGCAGGGTTAAAAGACTTGCCAAGCATGAGAAGGGTTCAGTCCCTGGCACGCCCAACCCCCAAATGAAAATAACATGACTTCGTTTCACAGGTTCTTGTCCTCTAGCGTCTATGAAGCATCCGGGCTTGAGGCCTTTTGTTGCTAGTATGTcagtcctttttttcttttttttgctacTTTGCTGTATGGAGGACTGTAATTAtcttgtgtatgttgtatgttctgctgctgtgatgaaacaccatgatcaaaatgcagctttggaaggaaagggtttatttggcgaatgcttccacatcactgtaTATCATCAAAGGACGTCAGTGTGGGAACTCAATAGGGCAGGAGCTTATACAGagtccatggaggagtgctgcttacccAGGTGCTTTCTTACAGAGCCCAGGGCCActtgcccagggatggtaccacccacagtgggctgagacTGACTCccctatcaatcattaatcaagaaactaCCCTATGGGGTTGGTTGCCaacagcttgatcaggtttttgtttttgtttttgtttttgttttgttttgttttgttttgttttttgattgggttttggttttggtttgactttggttttagttttgcttttatgagacagggtctctgtgtgtagtcctgactatgcttgaacttgttctatagaccaaatggcctcaaactcagatctgtctgttcctgcttccccataCACCACCTCGTGTAGCTTGGAAACCATTTTTTTAATGAAGGTTTCCTTCTCTCATGACTTTAGCGTGTATGAAGTTAACTTAAAACTGTCCAGCACATCTTGCTTCTCTCACTCAGTTTCTACAAGTTAACTTTTGTCCCTCGGTTTCTCACATACAAAGTGAGGGCAACACTTGTACTCTACAATGGTCCCAGGCACTTGCTGCAAGAGTTTGCAGACCTGCTGCTGTGTAGCAGTGAGTGCTAGCCGTGGATTGATATTGCCCTTGTATGTTGCAGTATAGAATTATTTCTTCCAGGAAGGCTGACTTTTTGGTTCTTTTTATCATGTGGATTCTACATAAGCAATAAAGAAGACAAATATCATCGACTACTTTTGGGGGGCATGGATGGACGGATGAACAGGGTTCTACTAATTAGTCCTTGCTTGCCTCTGAATCAcagatctgcctcctgagggcttgGATTCACGGTGTGACCAGAACCAGCTACTCACACTGTGATGAAATAATTGTAAAGGGAGTAGTAGTTGGTGCACTTTGCAGCACTTACTTAAATTATATTTACTGGATTTGTTACAGGTCAATCTCTAGTTGCTTTTCTTGCCATTATTACAGCTCTTCATCATTTGTTTCTTAGCATTTGTACTTTGAGAAAAAGTGAGACAAGCAGCAACATTTTTCCATACTAGCAAATCACACTAATAGTGTGACTTGGACTTATTTCCAGACCTTCATCCTGGGAACTATAGTGAAAGTCACACTTGAAGACAGCCTAAGTACAAATGTTTTATGTAGCCAATGTCACAGATGCATGTCTACCCACTGGACCCTTTAATgagatagatggagaaactaacaAAAACACTGCGGgaaagaatagaaataaaaacagatggTAGTTAGATGCCAATCTAAGGCTTGGTCATGTGATGGATGCCTATGGCCTTCAGTATCAGCTGCTGAATTACTGATCATAATTTGGTGATTTTCAGCATACCAATTTTTCTGTGTTGTCTCTTACTAAGCATGGCTATGAAAGTAAATTAGGAAATTGTTTAAAGTTAATGTTCTTCCTTATGTATAGCATGGTAATTAAGTGTATACACTAATAAACCAGAAATACAGTGCAAAGGCTTTGGGATCCTTACAGAATTCTTCTAACCCAAAGGAGTTGTGTGGAAAGCTGTTTTAGGAAACGGAATCATTTTGGGCTGCTTACGCTTACTTAGCTTTTTACATCCCAGTCTGTTTTCTCCCGTGTCAAGTCCTAAGCCTGGATTGCCCTAATTCATCATTACCACTCAGTCTTCTCTCCAGAATTCTTATATTTGTTGGATGTTGTCCGTTTATATATTTAGCAGGTCTCCCTGTGGGACTTTTTGTCCCATGCTGTACTGTAGGGTATTGAACAAAGCAGCAGAATTCTGCCTGTGAAATTACTGAACATGGAGCCTTGGTGGCTGAAAGATAATCAGCGCCTCACAGCCATTCTGCGGAGCATCTTGCTAATGTTGAGGAGCTACGTGTATTTCTAATGGATCGTCATTTTTCTCAGCCTACATACTATTTTGGAAATTGTTAACACTTATAAATAGATATACTTCTCCTTTATTCTAGATATAAATCATAATACTTCAGGATCCCATTATGAAAATTGCCAGCGGGGACCTGTGTCTTCTACAAGTGACTGTAGCACAAGCTGTAAGAATGCTGTAAACGACTTGTTGGAAAAAGAAGCATGGCCCTCAGCCCCTGGCAGTGATCCTGAGTTGGCTCCAGAATGTATAGATGCTGATTCTGCCTCCAATTCTGAGTCAGAGAGAAACATCACTGTCATGGCTTCAGGGAACACAGGTGGTGAGAAAGATGGCCTTCGGAACAGCACTGGACTTGGTTCTCAAAGCAAATTTGTGGTTGGTAGCAGCAGCAATAATGTGGGCCATGGAAGTAGTACTGGCCCATGGGGCTTTCCCCATGGAGCCCTAATAAGCACATGTCAGGTCTCTGTGGATGCTCCTGAAAGCAAACCAGAAAGTAGTAACAATAGGATGAATGCTTGGGGCACTGTAAGTTCTTCATCAAATGGAGGGTTAAATCCAAGCACTTTGAATTCAGCTAGCAACCATGGTGCCTGGCCAGTATTAGAAAACAATGGACTTGCCCTAAAAGGGCCTGTAGGGAGTGGGAGTTCTGGCATCAATATTCAGTGTAGTACCATAGGCCAGATGCCTAACAATCAGAATATCAACTCTAAAGTCAGTGGCTCTTCTACCCATGGTACCTGGGGTAGCCTTCAGGAAACTTGTGAGCCTGAAGTAAGTGGTACACAGAAGGTTTCATTCAGTGGTCAACCTCAGAATATCACCACTGAAACGACTGGACCAAATAACACTACTAACTTTATGACCTCTAGTTTACCAAACTCCGGTTCAGTACAAAATAATGAACTGCCTACTAGTAATCCAGGGGCCTGGCGTGTGAGCACAATGAATCATCCTCAGATACAGGCTCCGTCAGTTATGAATGGCACTTCCCTTTCTCACCTTAGTAATGGAGAGTCAAAAACTGGAGGCTCCTACGGTACTACATGGGGTGCCTATGGTTCTAATTACTCTGGCGACAAATGTGCAGGCCCTAATGGCCAAGCCAATGGTGACACTGTGAATGCAACTCTAATGCAGCCTGGCATAAATGGGCCTATGGGCACTAACTTTCAAGTTAATACAAATAAAGGGGGAGGTGTATGGGAGCCTGGGACAGTGAATTCCCAGAGTTCACCATGGGGAAGTGGAAATGGTGCAAATTCTGGAGGAAGTCGAAGAGGATGGGGAAGTCCTGCACAGAACACTGGCACTGGTCTATCCAGTGTCGAGTGGAACAAACTGCCTAGCAACCAGCATTCCAATGACAGTGCAAATGGCAATGGTAAGAAGCTTACAAATGGATGGAAATCTACTGAGGAAGACGATCAGGGTTCTGCCACATCTCAGACAAATGAGCAAAACAGTGTGTGGGCCAAAGCAGGAGGCACAGTGGAGAGTGATGGTAGTGCAGAGAGCACTGGACGCCTTGAAGAAAAAGTAACCGGGGAAAGTCAGAGTAGAGATAGAAGAAAAATTGATCAGCACACATTACTCCAAAGCATTGTAAACAGAACTGACTTAGATCCACGTGTCCTATCCAACTCTGGGTGGGGACAGACTCCTATTAAGCAGAATACTGCCTGGGATACAGAGACATCAccaagaggggaaagaaagactgACAATGGGACAGAGGCCTGGGGAAGCTCTGCAACACAGACTTTTAACTCAGGGGCATGTACAGATAAGACTAGCCCTAATAGTAATGATACCTCATCTGTATCAGGGTGGGGTGATCCCAAACCTACTCTGAGGTGGGGAGATTCCAAAGGCTCAAACTGCCAGGGGGGGTGGGAAGATGACTCTGCTGCTACAGGAATGATCAAGAGCAACCAGTGGGGGGGTTGCAAGGAAGACAAGTCTACATGGAATGATTCGCAAAAGAGCAAACAAGGCTGGGGTGACGGACAAAAGTCAAGCCAAGGTTGGTCCATTTCTGCCGGTGATAACTGGGGAGAATCTTCCAGGAGTAACCATTGGGGTGAGGCCAATAAGAAATCCAGCTCAGGAGGCAGTGACAGTGACAGGTCCATTTCTGGTTGGAACGAACTTGGGAAAACTAGTTCTTTTACTTGGGGAAATAATATAAATCCAAATAACTCATCGGGATGGGATGAATCTTCTAAACCGAACTCTTCCCAGGGGTGGGGAGACCCTCCAAAGTGTAATCAGTCTCTAGGTTGGGGAGATTCATCAAAGCCAGTTAGTTCTCCAGATTGGAACAAGCAACAAGACATTGTTGGATCATGGGGAATCCCACCAGCCACCAGCAAGCCTCCTGGTACAGGCTGGCTCGGGGGACCTATTCCTGCTCCAGCAAAGGAGGAAGAACCCACAGGCTGGGAGGAGCCATCCCCAGAATCTATACGAAGAAAAATGGAGATCGATGATGGAACTTCAGCTTGGGGAGATCCAAGCAAATACAACTACAAAAATGTGAACATGTGGAATAAAAACATCCCGGAAGCCAGCGGCCGCTCAGACCAGCAAGCGCAGATGCACCGGCTATTGCCAGCCGCAAGTGCCGTCTCAAGCAAGGAGACCAGCAGTGGCTCTGGTAAGCGTTCCCGTGTGGAGTGCAGAGGTATTGTGGAAGCAAGCTTTGTGTTGACATGCCTGTCATAAGATTTGTGTAACACGGCTCTTGGATATGCACATCAAGACCTTTCAGCTGTGACCTAGAGGTGACATTCACCTGGCAACAGCTCTGGTTTGTGGAGTCTTGCTCTGTTGTGTTAGGAATGTAGTAGAAGAGGTTAAGTGCAGACTTACACACTTAGGTATTCTTAGTCAAGCCTTAACAACGTGGTTTCACTACTGAAGTACAATAAAGCCAAATGCCTGAGGACCGTACTCTAGATATTTGGTATTATATTTGATCTTATGGGATTTTCTCACTGAGGCATGAAGTTAGTACCTCCTCAGTTAACTGGATAATGTGTGCACCTGAAGCATCGCACTGCTTTCTAGTATACTCTGACCTTTGCTCTCCTGTACTCAAAGTTTTTTCTCTGTAAATTGATAGGGCAACATTTTCTAAATGTGGCAGCCCTACATTGCCTTTGTTAACAGGAGTTTTATTGAATAATGCTCCATTGGTTAGAGAGCCGGTAATGTTTTCATGAATTCTTCTTTTAGTGCCTAATTgtgtgggggttttgttttgttttgttttgaaatataagCCTAGTC
This Mus musculus strain C57BL/6J chromosome 7, GRCm38.p6 C57BL/6J DNA region includes the following protein-coding sequences:
- the Tnrc6a gene encoding trinucleotide repeat-containing gene 6A protein isoform X6 → MQLVAEPSLEARCPGSQDTPLPEEWNRDLVQEEEQLMEEKKKKKDDKKKKEAAQKKATEQKIKVPEQIKPSVSQPQPANSDNGTSTATSTNNNAKRATASNQQPPPPQQQQPQQEQQQQQPQALPRYPREVPPRFRHQEHKQLLKRGQHFPVIAANLGSAVKVLNSQSESSAVTNQQPQNNGEVQNSKSQSDINHNTSGSHYENCQRGPVSSTSDCSTSCKNAVNDLLEKEAWPSAPGSDPELAPECIDADSASNSESERNITVMASGNTGGEKDGLRNSTGLGSQSKFVVGSSSNNVGHGSSTGPWGFPHGALISTCQVSVDAPESKPESSNNRMNAWGTVSSSSNGGLNPSTLNSASNHGAWPVLENNGLALKGPVGSGSSGINIQCSTIGQMPNNQNINSKVSGSSTHGTWGSLQETCEPEVSGTQKVSFSGQPQNITTETTGPNNTTNFMTSSLPNSGSVQNNELPTSNPGAWRVSTMNHPQIQAPSVMNGTSLSHLSNGESKTGGSYGTTWGAYGSNYSGDKCAGPNGQANGDTVNATLMQPGINGPMGTNFQVNTNKGGGVWEPGTVNSQSSPWGSGNGANSGGSRRGWGSPAQNTGTGLSSVEWNKLPSNQHSNDSANGNGKKLTNGWKSTEEDDQGSATSQTNEQNSVWAKAGGTVESDGSAESTGRLEEKVTGESQSRDRRKIDQHTLLQSIVNRTDLDPRVLSNSGWGQTPIKQNTAWDTETSPRGERKTDNGTEAWGSSATQTFNSGACTDKTSPNSNDTSSVSGWGDPKPTLRWGDSKGSNCQGGWEDDSAATGMIKSNQWGGCKEDKSTWNDSQKSKQGWGDGQKSSQGWSISAGDNWGESSRSNHWGEANKKSSSGGSDSDRSISGWNELGKTSSFTWGNNINPNNSSGWDESSKPNSSQGWGDPPKCNQSLGWGDSSKPVSSPDWNKQQDIVGSWGIPPATSKPPGTGWLGGPIPAPAKEEEPTGWEEPSPESIRRKMEIDDGTSAWGDPSKYNYKNVNMWNKNIPEASGRSDQQAQMHRLLPAASAVSSKETSSGSGWGEPWAEPSTPATTVDNGTSAWGKPIDSGPSWGEPITAASNASTWGSSSVGPQSLSKSGPKSMQDGWCGDDMPLPGSRPTGWEEEEDVEIGMWNSNSSQELNSSLNWPPYTKKMSSKGLSGKKRRRERGMMKGGNKQEDAWINPFVKQFSNISFSRDSPEENVQSNKMDLSGGMLQDKRMEIDKHSLNIGDYNRTVGKGPGSRPQISKESSMERNPYFDKDGIVADESQNMQFMSSQSMKLPPSNSALPNQALGSIAGLGTQNLNSVRQNGNPNMFGVGNTAAQPRGMQQPPAQPLSSSQPNLRAQVPPPLLSPQVPVSLLKYAPNNGGLNPLFGPQQVAMLNQLSQLNQLSQISQLQRLLAQQQRAQSQRSAPSANRQQQDQQGRPLSVQQQMMQQSRQLDPSLLVKQQTPPSQQPLHQPAMKSFLDNVMPHTTPELQKGPSPVNAFSNFPIGLNSNLNVNMDMNSIKEPQSRLRKWTTVDSMSVNTSLDQNSSKHGAISSGFRLEESPFVPYDFMNSSTSPASPPGSIGDGWPRAKSPNGSSSVNWPPEFRPGEPWKGYPNIDPETDPYVTPGSVINSLSINTVREVDHLRDRNSGSSSSLNTTLPSTSAWSSIRASNYNVPLSSTAQSTSARNSDSKLTWSPGSVTNTSLAHELWKVPLPPKNITAPSRPPPGLTGQKPPLSTWDNSPLRVGGGWGNSDARYTPGSSWGESSSGRITNWLVLKNLTPQIDGSTLRTLCMQHGPLITFHLNLPHGNALVRYSSKEEVVKAQKSLHMCVLGNTTILAEFASEEEISRFFAQSQSLTPSPGWQSLGSSQSRLGSLDCSHSFSSRTDVNHWNGAGLSGANCGDLHGTSPEQRPPGN